Genomic DNA from Jejubacter calystegiae:
TTTGGCGCAAAGTGCCTCCGGCACTGTCCAACGCTGCATCACATTTTCCAGCGTGCGGCTAAAGTACGGCTCTACCGGCTGCCCCTGGCAGGCTTCCCGCTCTGCCCAGGCCAGCACCGTATCTGCCACAAATACCGGAAAACGACTGCGGAACGGCTCCGGGGTATCCTGCCCCTGCTCAATAGCCCGATCCGCCCAGTCCAGTGCCTGGTCAAACTGCTCCGTGTCGAACAACCACACGACGCACCAGGCAAAGACCGGATTCTGGAAAACCGCATCACCGGACAGATACTGCTCCACCGTCGGCAGCCAGCGCGGCAACAGCTCGTCACGCTTAAAACGCGTTCGCTCTGCCCGCTCCATGCCTGCCGCCGTGGCCACATCCCTGTTAAGCGCCACAATCAGGGTATGAAGGCTGGCATCTGCGCCAGCAGACTGCCCCGCCTTTAACCTGCGCTCCGCCTCAATCCTGGCGGTATGTCTCTGTGCCGGTGATAGCGCCATCCGTTATTCCTCCGGCGGCGGCACCGGGGCGCCGATAGTCACTGCGCTTTCATCAATTGCGGCGTATAACTCCGGGTATTCCACGGCGTAGCCTTCATTGCGCAGGTATTTGTTTTCGTACTGCTTACGATCTTCAACAAACTCCGCCTTACGCTGGCGGGTACCACGCTGGGTATAAATATGGAGATTCGGCAGCGTGGTCACGATCATGCGCTTGCCCGGCATAAACGGAGGTACATACGCCGTACGCCCGGCGATACTGTCCGACAGCAGCTGCGCCGCGATTTTCTCCGTGGGCCTGTCCGCCTTCTGATACAGCCGGAACGACTCCGCCGCCACCAGGTCAGAGCCAACCAGCACAACCAGGCGCGGGTCGCTGCGATACTGGGCCGGAATCTTGCTGTTAATCAGATCGGAGGCCATGGCATCCAGAGAGACATAATCCCCTTTCCCATCGCCATCCAGCACCACCGGATCGGTGATAATCTGCTGGCCTTCTTTCCATTCCTTGACGATTTGATGCCAGCCTTTGTTAACGTCCTCTCCGTTGGGGTTTGCCACCGGATCGGTGGTATCTGCAACGCTGGTTCCGTTAAAACCAATACGCAGCATATCCAGCGCAAACGACAGATTGGTGAACTCCTGGACACGCTGGAAAAACTCGTTTTCATCCCCGGCGTTCGCCCACACCGACAGCAATTGCCACGTCAGCGCGGCACAGGAATCGGTTTCGACCAGCTTGTAATCGTTGCCGCTAACGCCCACCTTTTTGCGAAAACGCCCATCAGCCACACGCCCGGTATACAGGCCAGAGCCACCCACCGGCACCACCTGCCCCTGAAGCTGATCAACATCAGCAACGGTCAGCATCTTGAGAAAGTCGGCAGACTCCAGCAGCGCGTCACGCAACTGCGTTTCTTTGGGGTCAGTCAGCGCAAACCATCGACCCGCGTCCTGCTGGTCGTAGGAGCTGCACAGACCCGCGTGATACTGGTTCAGAAACTCGCGGGCTTTTGCATTTAACTGCATAATTCGTCCTTAAATCAGTTAATCAGAGGAAATTAAAACCTTTTTTGGTCTTATTAAATTTCCGCTCCGGCAGCGTGGTAATCTTTTCATCCAGCTTGCCGAATGCCTTAACCAGTCGGGGCGCGTTCTTGACCAGAGTTGCAAAGTCGGCGTTATCAACCGCGTCTTTAACGGTATCAACATCGGACTGCACATCCTCAACGGCCTGATCGGTCTGCTCCTGGCTGGACTCCAGTTTGGTGACACGCTCTTCCAGCGCAGACAGTGCCTGAGCCAGGGCCGCCAGTTTTTCATCGCCGGAATCTCCGTTATCGTCCTGCGGGTCAGTTGCCGGATCGTTCTGCGGCTCTTCAATATTGAACAGGTGGCGCCAGCTTTTTTTCTTTGCTGCCATATCCTTTTCCCTTTTAATTTCCCTTACTTCATCAAACACCACGGGCTTATATGCTCCGTAGCGTCTCCCTTTATTGCGGCTGAACCGCAGGCGAGTGGTACTTACGCTGGCCGGGCTATCCGTTACCCCCAGTCCTTCAAGATAGGTTTTCCCCGTATTGCGAAAATTCCCGTCCGGCGTAAACTCAGCAGATAAAAAAATTAACTGCCCTTTCATATTGGCTTCAATCAGCGAAATATTGGGGCAAAGACGCGCATAGAGTTTCAGCACTCCCTCTTCATCGCGTTGCTTCATTAGCTCCAGCACTTCCCCCATATTTCCATAGTTTCGGGAATGCTCCGGCCACAGCAACGCGGTATATAAGTTGGGGCTATATAACTCCACAGCGTCATTTATCCACTGTTCTTTTATTTCCCTCCCGTCTACCGTATCCCCCGCAGCGGCTATACAAATCCAGTTGGTTGCCAGTTGAGAGCCTGACATTAATTTGCCTCCTTTCCTGCTGCGATTTGAATTATTGCGCATTCCATTTCTGGCCGCACTTCGTTTAATTCGGATATACCCATTAGCCGAACACAACCGAATTAAAGCGCAATCGTTGTTTAAATCAGGCTGGCATAATTAGCGCATGGCTAAATACAGTGAAGAATTAAAAGGTGTGGCGCGGGCGCTGTATCTGAAACGATATACCCCGCAGGAAATTGCCACAGAATTAAATCTGCCGAACAGGCGGATCGTTTACTACTGGGCGGAAAAATATAAATGGTCTGAATTACTCAGCCATGAATCCACAGAGGAAGCACTGAACCGGCGCATTCAGTGTTTAACCCTGCGCGAAGGAAAAAGCGATCTTGAATTAAAGGAACTGGATAACCTGGTCGGCCATCTTGTGAAGCTGCGCGCCCAGACCAATAAGCACAAGGAAAAGCTGGCGCAGGCACGGGAATCATCCGGCGATACCGGACGCCATGATGGCGACGAAAAGCCCCGCAAACGCGGCAAATACAAAAAGAACGACATCAGCCACTTAACGAAAGAGGATTTCGATAAGTTCTCGGAAGAGCACTTTTTCGGGTATCAGAAGCACCTGCGCGCCAATCTGTCGCAGCAGATCCGCAATATTTTGAAGAGCCGACAGATAGGCGCGACCTGGTATTTCTCTATTGAGGCCTTCGAAGATGCCGTGCTGTCCGGTGACCCGCAGATATTCCTGTCAGCCTCAAAGGCCCAGGCGGAGGTATTCCGGTCTTATATCGTCAACATTGCAGAGCAATATTTCGGCGTAACCCTGACTGGTAACCCGATCCGACTGTCAAACGGCGCAGAGATGCGCTTTCTGTCAACCAACAAGAACACCGCCCAGAGCTACAGCGGCCACCTGTACTGTGATGAATATTTCTGGGTACCTAACTTCGCGAAGCTTAACGAAGTGGCCAGCGCCATGGCCACACATGATAAGTGGCGCACCACCTACTTTTCCACGCCATCCAGCAAGACCCACCAGGCTTACCCTTTCTGGACGGGCGAAGAATGGAAGCGCGGCAGCAAGAAACGCGCACGGGTGGCGTTCCCGTCATTCGACGAGCTGCGCGACGGCGGGCGGCTGTGCCCGGATGGCCAGTGGCGCTATGTCATTACTCTGGTCGATGCCATCGCCGGAGGCTTTAACCTGGCCAGCATCGACAAGCTGCGCAACCGCTACAACCCCGACACGTTCAACATGCTGTATATGTGCGTCTTTGTGGACAGCAAAGACAGCGTATTCAGCTTCGCGGACGTTGAGCGTTGCTGTACTGACCCGGCCACCTGGCAGGATCACGACCCCACCGCAGCGCGACCATTCGGCAATCGTGAAGTGTGGGCAGGTTATGACCCGGCCCGCAGCGGTGACACCAGCACCTTTGTGATTGTCGCCCCGCCGCTTTACCCCGGCGAAAAATTCCGGGTGCTGCGCGTCGAGCACTGGCAGGGGGTGAACTGGGCATATCAGGCCGCACAGATTAAGAAGCTGTTCAGCCAGTACAACATGACGTATATCGGCGTTGATATTACCGGCCTGGGCAGCGGCGTCTTTGAGAAAATCCAGAACTTTGCCATTCGCCAGGCAACAGCCATCCGCTACGGCGTCGAAACCAAAAACCGGCTGGTGATGAAGATGATCGACGTGGTGGAGAGCCAGCGCCTGGAGTGGGACAAGGACAAAACCGAAATAGCGGCCAGCTTTATGGCAATACGCAAAACGGCGACAAGCAGCGGCAACGCCATGACATTTGTTGCAGATCGCAGCGCCGAAACCGGCCACGCGGACAGCTTTTTTGCCATCTCACACGCAATTGATAACGAGCCGCTGGACTACCAGCACAAACGCAAATCCACCTGGGCAATACAGAAGGCAGCATGAAAAAACGGAAATATCACGCAGGGAAGCGCGGGCCGACCAGTCCGGCGCGCAAAATGAGCATTATCACCCTGGGCAAACCTGAGCCGATCCTGACCACCGGCACCAATTATAGCGATGTCTGGTACGACAACGAGGCGGAGCACTGGACGCTACCCATTGACCGCCTGGCGCTGGCGCAACTGGTTAACCTCAACGCCCAGCACGGCGGCGTGTTGTACGCCCGCCGAAATATGGTGGCAGCAGACTATCAGGGAGGCGGCCTGACGCATGAAGAACTGAAAGCGGCCATTTTTGACTATCTGGTATTTGGCGATATCGCCCTGGTTAAAATCCGCAACGGCTGGGGTGAAGTCGTGGGACTGGCCCCCATGCCTGCCCTGTACACCCGAATCCGTAAAAGTGGAGAATTCGCCGTTCTACAGGAAGGCGAGCCGCTGATTTATCCGCCGGAAGATGTCATTTTCCTGAAGCAGTACGATCCGCAGCAGGGCATTTACGGCCTGCCAGACTACATCAGCGGAATTCACTCCGCCCTGTTAAACGGTGAAGCGACCATTTTCCGCCGCCGCTATTACCATAACGGTGCCCATACCGGCGGCATTATCTATTCCAATGATGAAAATATGACGGATGAAGTGGAGCAGGAAATTATTGGTAAGCTGGAACAGTCAAAAGGGATTGGCAACTTTTCAACCATGTTCGTTAACATCCCCAAAGGCAACCCGGAGGGAATCAAATTTATTCCCATTGGTGATATCAGCGCCAAAGATGAATTTCAGAACGTAAAAAGCATCAGCGCCCAGGACGTATTAACCGCGCACCGATTCCCGGCAGGGATGGCGGGCATTATCCCGACCAACGGATCGATAATGGGAGATATTGAAAAAATCAGCAGAACCTACCAGAGAGCGGAGGTTGCCCCCATTCAGAACCTGTTCAAAGCCGCCGTGAAAGACGATCGGGAAATTCCGCCACATTTATGGCTAAATTTCCCGGATAGTTCCGGGTCTGGGGATGAATAATGCGCCATAAAAAGCTAAAATCCGGGGGTCACCTTTCCCCCGGAGCTATTAACATGCGCGTAATGAAAATACAGTGCCCTGAATGTGGTGAAAACGCCATCATAAAAAAGACTGCCCGCAAACATCGCGAATTATCAGACCTGTATTGCGCCTGCACTGACGTGGAGTGTGGTCACACATTTGTTATGAATGTAACGTTTTCGCATACCATCAGCCCCAGCGCCAAAAATAAAGAAAAGCTGCTAAAAAGCCTGGTCGATAATATACAGAGTGACGATCGTCAGATACTGCTGGACCTGCTGCAAAAATCCGCCTGATAAGCCCCCGCTACGGGGGTTTTTACTACCAGTCCCGCCCGCTGGGCCCGCCCGACTTTTTCTGCTATCTCACCGATCCAGATTAAGGCCACCTGTCGTTCCCTGGTGCTGCTCTCGTCAACGCAAACGTATTTTGCCAGCAATTCAATACGTTCCACGGCCTCAGCCAGGTCAAGTAAATCCATCAGCTACCCCCATAAAACAACTGTATATCTATACAGTATACAAATTAAATCAGGCAAGGAAACTCCCGACTGTCGGATTTTTGATATCACGACCGGTTTCCTTGCTACTTTTTTTCACCCCAACCCGGCCAGCACTGCGCCAGGGGATCATCACGCTGCTCTATCAGCCGCCCGTTCCGGTACACCAGGCGGCCACCGGCGCCAATATCCAGCGCCCCGCCGCTGGTCAGCACCTGAATATCCCTGGCGGTGGCCTCCACCCCCCGTTTTTTCAACGCCAGTTTTAACCGTCTCCGGGTTCCCTCCGTACAGTTATTGACAGAACTCCAAGGGGCGGCTGCGCCGCCAGAAAAACCCGCCTCCGCTGACGCTTCGGCCAGTTTGGGAACCTTTTCCCACCGTACCAGCCGGGTGGCCACTTCGGAGCCGGAGATCAGCGGAGAATAAACCCCCTGCACGCGCTGGACGTCTTCGGCATACTCATTGCCACAGGCGGTAATTTCATACGCCAGGCGTACCACCAGATCCCGGCGGGCGACCAGCGGGCCGCCCTGGTGCATGGTGTATGCTGCCCAGTCGCCCACATCGGCGGCGGCCAGCACGGCATCCATGCGGCCATCCGGTAGCGTCTTATCACGCAGGCGCCGCAGCTCCCGCCATACTGTCACCGGCGCACCACCAATCTGCTGAAACTGACGGATGCGCCAGCGGGAAGCCCAGGCCGATACGGCTTTAGCCATGTCGCGCAGACTCTCACCGGTTTCCCCGTCCTTCTCGCCATCCAACTGGAAGCCGTCGATATTCTTTGAAATGTATTTAGCGATGTAGCCCGTGGCGCTGCCCTTCTCGGGATCGATAGGCTCAACATGAAAGCGCGCCTTCAGCGCCTTCGGGGTCTGCAACTCTTCAGAATCAGCAATGCGGGCGTGATAACACAGGATATCGCGCACTGCCTCCACGTCCTGCGGGCGCATAAATAGCAGCATGTGCCAGTGCGGCGTCCCGTCGTGGTGAGGCTCCACCACCCGGAAGCCAAAAACGTGAATACCGGCGCGGGATAATGCAGCGCGGGCTTTCGACCAGACGCCGCACAGATATTTTTGCGTATCTCTGGGGCTGGCCCCGTTCCACTGACTGACAAAACCGCCGCGGCTGTGCACGGAGTGAAAGCGCGACGGCGCGGTAATTGTATAAAACTCACCGGCCAGATTCATTTCGTTGGCCATATCTTCAAACCCCCTCATGCGTACCATCAGTTCGCAGCGCCGGATCGCCGGATTGGCGACGCTGCCATAAACCATGTCGGCCAGTGCAATGCGCTGGCCATCTTCATTAATGAGATCGAACTTCTTAAAAAACTCAGTGTTGCGGCGCTTCTGCTCTACCCATTCCCCCAGAGTGGCGCGGGAGACATAAGCGCTGGCCGCCTTCTGCACCTGCCCCACCGCAATGGCCATATGCTCCCGCTGGATATCGCGCTGGCGCTTCAGCTTGATGGCCCACCAGTCGGGCGCCATCATGCGCAAAATGCCGGATTCAGCTTTGGGCCCAGGCAGATAATCACTGGCGGAATACTCGGCCTGGTATGGCGGGGTGATGTTCAGCAGCTGCGCCAGGCCGCACAGGTGCCGATAAGCCGCCAGGGTACGGCGGTGCATCTCTGCTGCACTGGTTGCAGCGCCCTTAAATTCGGTATCGGTGAAATCACAAAGCGCCTGAGCCGCCCAGGTGGACACCTGATTAGCCAGTCGCTTTATTTCCCGGCGGCCCAGCGTGGGCAGACGTTCCAGCGCCTTACCAAAGGGGAGATCGATAACTTCAGGTGTGTATGCATAGTGCGCCGTGACTTTCCGCAGGCGTGGCAATACATTCTGGCCAATAGTTTTGCGCAAAAATGTATTGGCACGGCGGCGGCCGCCAGTGCCCTGGTGCAATTTTTCGTATCGGTTTCCAAAATACCCGGCCAGCCAGTCGGGTATCTCGTGGATATACTGAGAGCGCCAGGCATGATCGGCAGGGTTCACCTGCCACAACCGGCGCTCTGTGATGGTTACATCGCGGGGAATGCCTGGCGCGAAATGCTCACGCCGCCAGGCATTGACGGTATGGTGTTTGCCATTAGAATCCATTCTTTCTGTAAAACTATTGATTGTGAGATCTGTCATGAAAAGCCGCTATTTAACCGAAACAGAACGTCCTGAATATGACGCGCTCATTACGCGCTGGCTTGATGAGCAATCCACAGACGTGGACTCTATCCCCTACAAAATCGCCCTGTACCATGATGGTTATATGTACCGCTCTATCACATGTTCAGGGCTGGGTGAATACTCATCTGCCTCTAGTTTTTTGGAGTCTCAGGGGCTGGTAAACGCTCTAAAACCTGACGAAACCTGTCGCGGTTACGATGCTCTGTTTGTAACTGCTCAGGAGTATAAAAAAGCCTTTCCAGCTCGCTAAAAGCCTCTTCTACGCTCGTTTTTTTCGCACACTTCAGCACAGCACAAGCGAGCGTATAAGCTTCCCGTGATATGTTCATGCAAACACCCCCTTCTCTACTGTTTTCTTTGGTTCTGGTAGCGGGTTGGACAGTATCGCCAGAATCTCATTAACCGTGCTGATTCCCCCACGGGCGGCGCCAATGCTGCGTTGCGAGGATAATTCCCGCACCTGAAACGACGAATACAGCGAAAGAGCCTGAGTGGTATTACTGTTAGAGGCGATAACAGGAATCCCGGCGGCAGCCACCTTTTTAAGCTCATGAGCCAGACGCCACTGATCGTCCTGGGTAAAACCATCGGTGTGATACTGGGTAAAGCTGGCCGTAGGGGTTACAGGTATGTATGGCGGATCGCAGTACACCACATCACCGGCCCGCACCATGCCCAGCGTTTCTTCATAGCTGGCGCAAACGAAAGTTGCCCGTTTGGCCTTCTCCGCAAAAGCGCGAATTTCCGCTTCAGGGAAGTAAGGTTTCTGGTATTGCCCGTATGGCGTATTGAAATGGCCGCGCTTGTTATAGCGGCACACGCCGCCGTAGCAATGGCGATTCAGATACAGGAAAAGCGCGGCACGCCACTCCAGATCAGAGTCATGGTTAAAGGAGAAGCGACTATCGTAATAACCATCAGCACTATTAAATGTTTCAAACAAGTGTCTGGCCCTGTCAATTAGATCAATAGGGTCGGCAGCCACAGCCCGATAAAATGCGATTAGGTCTGGATTCACATCAGCGATCAGATACTCGTCATAATCCGTATTCATCATGACCGCGCAGGAGCCCGCGAAGGGTTCCACCAGGCGTTTACCGGCAGGAAGATTCGGCAGAAGCTGCGGCATAAGGCGGGATTTACTGCCTACCCATTTAAGCGGGGATTTGATGATTTTTTTCATGCCGCACCGCCTTTATTACAAATGGGGCCACGCATTACGCGAATCATCTCAATGATCCGTTCCCCCTCAAACGTTAGAACCCAGCGATTCACCCCCCAATGAAATGCCACCAAACCCTTTTTAGCCAAAGCACCACCCGTGCGGTTGGAGGGGTAGCGCGGAACATATAAACCCTTCTCACCAGACACGCCGCGCATAAAAGCGATCTGCGCCTCCGACAACTTTAGACGCTTAATATTCAGTTCCATGCTGCACCGCCTTTGCTGTTAATGGCCTCTGACTCATGGCGGATCAGTTCGATGATTTCGGCGGAGGTTAGGCCTTCGTTTACGGCGTAGGTGGCCAGTTTCTCCAAACGGGTAGCGCACAAATCAGCGGCGGCCGCCTTCCCCTCCCGGGTAGCCCTGGCCAGCATGGCCAGCAGGTCGGTGCCTGTGTTCGCAGTGGGTAAATCCTGTCGTGTCATTCTCATGGGTACGGCTCCTTTTGAGCGTAAAAGGCCTGGCCACCCGGCAGGTGACCAGCATTTTTCAGGTTGAATTAGTGGAAAGAAGGTGTATTTGGCGCCGTGTAACTGGGGGCCGGTAACTGGTGTAAGTCGAACGTAATCCGCCACCAGTGGCTAATCATTGCTGACAACTCACCCTGTCCCAGCGCCCCGGCGGTGTAATAGGTCGCGCTGATTGCCCCCAGTGCCCGCGCCATATCGACTTCCGAAGTGGCCTCACGGTAAACCCGGCACCAGAAAGCGGCGCAGGCCGCCACCCAGTGGCGGTTATTGGTAAGGTGATCGGTATCATTGAAAAAGAACGGTGGCACTGCGACGCCGTTGCCCCGGTTAATCATTTTCCCCAGGAATGCCGCTGCGTATTCATCCGGCACCCCCCAGTCACGCAAATCAGAAATCAGACCGCTTTTACTCACAGAAAAAACCGACATTGTTATCCCTCCTGGTTAAGTTGCTGCCGCGCATCAAACGCGGCGAGGATATCTGGTGCGATCACCATCTCGATGCCGCGCTTTTGTGCTGGTTCTGGCTTCCGGTCGCGCTTTGCTGTACGGGCCGAAAAATCAGAATCCCGCAGGGAACCAAACCCGGCGAAAACCCGGCGACCATGCTGTATGCCCCGGCGAATCTGCAAAATGGTGCGTGGATCGGTTCGGGTGAACAGCTCCGCCCAGGTGCAACGCGCCAGCGAAGGCTTCAACTCCCGGCGCCCACAAATCGCGGCAGCATGAAGAACCAGCCCGCGCCATTCCGGCGTCAGTGAATCCCAGTAATCAGCGGCGTCGCTGTGATTCGGGCAAACCTGCTCCCGAATCTTCTGTAGCCAGAAATCCGTATCAGCCACGACGCCCCCTTACGGCATTAAGCAGCCGCCGCCAGAAAGGCGGGCGCGGTGCCTGACCGTTAAACTTGACGGAAAGGCCCGGATTCCAGCGCCTGCCATCCGGCAATTCGATCCAGCCATTGCCCCAGGCTTTCAGTTGCGGCGTGGGTG
This window encodes:
- the gpM gene encoding phage terminase small subunit — encoded protein: MALSPAQRHTARIEAERRLKAGQSAGADASLHTLIVALNRDVATAAGMERAERTRFKRDELLPRWLPTVEQYLSGDAVFQNPVFAWCVVWLFDTEQFDQALDWADRAIEQGQDTPEPFRSRFPVFVADTVLAWAEREACQGQPVEPYFSRTLENVMQRWTVPEALCAKYLKFQGLQLLRDENGEPRAAATEDRETLLQAREWLEKAQGRDHKCGVGTMLGRIAQRLRALDKTTASQAGAVEGSADA
- a CDS encoding DUF2732 family protein is translated as MRMTRQDLPTANTGTDLLAMLARATREGKAAAADLCATRLEKLATYAVNEGLTSAEIIELIRHESEAINSKGGAAWN
- a CDS encoding GPO family capsid scaffolding protein, whose amino-acid sequence is MSGSQLATNWICIAAAGDTVDGREIKEQWINDAVELYSPNLYTALLWPEHSRNYGNMGEVLELMKQRDEEGVLKLYARLCPNISLIEANMKGQLIFLSAEFTPDGNFRNTGKTYLEGLGVTDSPASVSTTRLRFSRNKGRRYGAYKPVVFDEVREIKREKDMAAKKKSWRHLFNIEEPQNDPATDPQDDNGDSGDEKLAALAQALSALEERVTKLESSQEQTDQAVEDVQSDVDTVKDAVDNADFATLVKNAPRLVKAFGKLDEKITTLPERKFNKTKKGFNFL
- a CDS encoding DNA adenine methylase; this encodes MKKIIKSPLKWVGSKSRLMPQLLPNLPAGKRLVEPFAGSCAVMMNTDYDEYLIADVNPDLIAFYRAVAADPIDLIDRARHLFETFNSADGYYDSRFSFNHDSDLEWRAALFLYLNRHCYGGVCRYNKRGHFNTPYGQYQKPYFPEAEIRAFAEKAKRATFVCASYEETLGMVRAGDVVYCDPPYIPVTPTASFTQYHTDGFTQDDQWRLAHELKKVAAAGIPVIASNSNTTQALSLYSSFQVRELSSQRSIGAARGGISTVNEILAILSNPLPEPKKTVEKGVFA
- a CDS encoding phage portal protein, whose protein sequence is MKKRKYHAGKRGPTSPARKMSIITLGKPEPILTTGTNYSDVWYDNEAEHWTLPIDRLALAQLVNLNAQHGGVLYARRNMVAADYQGGGLTHEELKAAIFDYLVFGDIALVKIRNGWGEVVGLAPMPALYTRIRKSGEFAVLQEGEPLIYPPEDVIFLKQYDPQQGIYGLPDYISGIHSALLNGEATIFRRRYYHNGAHTGGIIYSNDENMTDEVEQEIIGKLEQSKGIGNFSTMFVNIPKGNPEGIKFIPIGDISAKDEFQNVKSISAQDVLTAHRFPAGMAGIIPTNGSIMGDIEKISRTYQRAEVAPIQNLFKAAVKDDREIPPHLWLNFPDSSGSGDE
- a CDS encoding replication endonuclease translates to MDSNGKHHTVNAWRREHFAPGIPRDVTITERRLWQVNPADHAWRSQYIHEIPDWLAGYFGNRYEKLHQGTGGRRRANTFLRKTIGQNVLPRLRKVTAHYAYTPEVIDLPFGKALERLPTLGRREIKRLANQVSTWAAQALCDFTDTEFKGAATSAAEMHRRTLAAYRHLCGLAQLLNITPPYQAEYSASDYLPGPKAESGILRMMAPDWWAIKLKRQRDIQREHMAIAVGQVQKAASAYVSRATLGEWVEQKRRNTEFFKKFDLINEDGQRIALADMVYGSVANPAIRRCELMVRMRGFEDMANEMNLAGEFYTITAPSRFHSVHSRGGFVSQWNGASPRDTQKYLCGVWSKARAALSRAGIHVFGFRVVEPHHDGTPHWHMLLFMRPQDVEAVRDILCYHARIADSEELQTPKALKARFHVEPIDPEKGSATGYIAKYISKNIDGFQLDGEKDGETGESLRDMAKAVSAWASRWRIRQFQQIGGAPVTVWRELRRLRDKTLPDGRMDAVLAAADVGDWAAYTMHQGGPLVARRDLVVRLAYEITACGNEYAEDVQRVQGVYSPLISGSEVATRLVRWEKVPKLAEASAEAGFSGGAAAPWSSVNNCTEGTRRRLKLALKKRGVEATARDIQVLTSGGALDIGAGGRLVYRNGRLIEQRDDPLAQCWPGWGEKK
- a CDS encoding phage filamentation protein Fil family protein, encoding MDNRAFVTWLTEQSPTPQLKAWGNGWIELPDGRRWNPGLSVKFNGQAPRPPFWRRLLNAVRGRRG
- a CDS encoding terminase large subunit domain-containing protein, producing the protein MAKYSEELKGVARALYLKRYTPQEIATELNLPNRRIVYYWAEKYKWSELLSHESTEEALNRRIQCLTLREGKSDLELKELDNLVGHLVKLRAQTNKHKEKLAQARESSGDTGRHDGDEKPRKRGKYKKNDISHLTKEDFDKFSEEHFFGYQKHLRANLSQQIRNILKSRQIGATWYFSIEAFEDAVLSGDPQIFLSASKAQAEVFRSYIVNIAEQYFGVTLTGNPIRLSNGAEMRFLSTNKNTAQSYSGHLYCDEYFWVPNFAKLNEVASAMATHDKWRTTYFSTPSSKTHQAYPFWTGEEWKRGSKKRARVAFPSFDELRDGGRLCPDGQWRYVITLVDAIAGGFNLASIDKLRNRYNPDTFNMLYMCVFVDSKDSVFSFADVERCCTDPATWQDHDPTAARPFGNREVWAGYDPARSGDTSTFVIVAPPLYPGEKFRVLRVEHWQGVNWAYQAAQIKKLFSQYNMTYIGVDITGLGSGVFEKIQNFAIRQATAIRYGVETKNRLVMKMIDVVESQRLEWDKDKTEIAASFMAIRKTATSSGNAMTFVADRSAETGHADSFFAISHAIDNEPLDYQHKRKSTWAIQKAA
- a CDS encoding ogr/Delta-like zinc finger family protein; the encoded protein is MRHKKLKSGGHLSPGAINMRVMKIQCPECGENAIIKKTARKHRELSDLYCACTDVECGHTFVMNVTFSHTISPSAKNKEKLLKSLVDNIQSDDRQILLDLLQKSA
- a CDS encoding phage major capsid protein, P2 family; the encoded protein is MQLNAKAREFLNQYHAGLCSSYDQQDAGRWFALTDPKETQLRDALLESADFLKMLTVADVDQLQGQVVPVGGSGLYTGRVADGRFRKKVGVSGNDYKLVETDSCAALTWQLLSVWANAGDENEFFQRVQEFTNLSFALDMLRIGFNGTSVADTTDPVANPNGEDVNKGWHQIVKEWKEGQQIITDPVVLDGDGKGDYVSLDAMASDLINSKIPAQYRSDPRLVVLVGSDLVAAESFRLYQKADRPTEKIAAQLLSDSIAGRTAYVPPFMPGKRMIVTTLPNLHIYTQRGTRQRKAEFVEDRKQYENKYLRNEGYAVEYPELYAAIDESAVTIGAPVPPPEE